From the genome of Anaplasma ovis str. Haibei, one region includes:
- a CDS encoding type IV secretion system protein VirB3 gives MSSGSVKTDQLFKGLTRPTMLFGVSYTFAILNFMISIMIFMYSNDFRVLLILAPGIHAIGFAASSKDPLFMDLFVIKMQKCSKCLNRFYHNANSYDVM, from the coding sequence ATGTCGTCCGGTAGTGTCAAGACGGATCAGCTGTTTAAGGGGCTTACAAGGCCCACTATGCTTTTTGGTGTAAGCTACACATTTGCGATACTGAATTTCATGATCTCTATCATGATCTTCATGTACAGTAACGACTTTAGGGTGTTGCTTATTCTGGCTCCGGGCATACACGCAATAGGCTTCGCTGCATCTTCTAAAGACCCGTTGTTCATGGATCTGTTTGTCATCAAAATGCAAAAGTGCAGCAAGTGTCTTAATCGTTTCTATCACAATGCTAATTCTTACGACGTAATGTAG
- a CDS encoding type IV secretion system protein — translation MLRIIPVVFLMLLSGCGYHGCMSQQDAMNDTVRSVVYANPKQRSDGLQGPWVKVDFPVKDKDIKLEIEHYNVDFCHDAELPEVKLEAFPGDMLTPGKKKEFTVRFPVNIMPEDKIRFSLVPIRSFTVDDAICRNQDDDVYAADSEECRKRDIGQQRVINFSHKLVDKHGFMNSWYEVPQDTMLSPFVAGFPPHIIPGKSDEESLKKGFDSTQNMDDQKYLCYSDYDIEKEAKGTRSNAAAVGTLHSTPRGIKNCVVKCQPFGRYGYRPGSRELPTGCYKACMDYSKQEATGSTGASTSTTNTDDTKLNEVLTKVHDARARYVRAMDELAANEYCGVLKTVRSSAIADKEGGKGVPEKKYHAYHLLSYDKGNGVLATVLPFVSGPKYVYSTYTFQPVSVRKSGDSSIFASSSQRSESGEDPNLRVTLPTRDDAVKAGFSDIDKYLELDRDYEISTRLGYGVGTLVLTLQYPQQNGTSSGTQHGNKILVGSYKLKVKKDCGAHLQNSLYYTFSEGYPEYSPGAADNKSHKLDFMNESEIQISKAQNTRGDLYYGVRDNGDGTSNNVGHFEIKATIAKTPPKFFSHIVKWTEDRVRSALYGNKDGGKESVVAGMYRHISTDGPFIRLVNALLILYVMISALYFFLGFSRASIFQLFIIFAKIIIVVYVIRPDSWTFFNDHLFKLFTDGPKSFIAIMTGGVGNSDDFGFMDGILYRFSVSQTWIQLLALIFSGPVGWLTVVLIFWGLFLLVECMFSAVVIYLISIMLIALLLCIAPFFLICVLFKRTKAIFDAWIKVLLQTAMQPVLIFSCIALMVQIVNSVIYAMLNFQVCEACVLSLDLKIATLCVLRFLLPMGIVPIMPVSDVVRELYNTGDTILIGIPGPLFNVLIFVAVAHATRDFVISSGEMCSIMFGAFTNLSDVGGNAAQALLSIVGMDRMTGHMAAQQRHQSSLFYRGAGAGREESFASRLMPTSQGVQPGAGAPTKRKQIIHPADPPASF, via the coding sequence GTGCTGAGGATTATCCCAGTAGTATTTCTTATGCTTCTGTCAGGGTGTGGCTACCACGGCTGTATGTCTCAGCAAGATGCGATGAATGACACCGTAAGAAGTGTGGTATACGCGAACCCGAAACAGCGTAGTGACGGCCTGCAGGGGCCATGGGTAAAGGTGGACTTTCCCGTGAAAGATAAGGACATAAAGCTGGAGATAGAACACTACAACGTGGATTTCTGTCACGATGCAGAGCTGCCAGAGGTGAAGCTGGAGGCGTTTCCGGGAGATATGCTCACTCCAGGAAAGAAAAAGGAATTCACTGTGCGGTTTCCCGTAAATATCATGCCAGAGGACAAAATACGGTTTTCACTTGTTCCCATAAGGAGCTTTACGGTTGACGACGCCATATGTAGGAACCAGGATGACGACGTATACGCCGCGGATTCGGAGGAGTGCAGAAAAAGAGACATAGGACAGCAGCGCGTAATAAACTTTAGCCACAAGTTGGTGGACAAGCACGGCTTTATGAACTCGTGGTACGAAGTACCACAAGATACCATGTTATCTCCGTTTGTTGCGGGTTTCCCCCCTCATATAATTCCCGGGAAGTCGGATGAAGAATCGCTAAAGAAAGGTTTTGACTCAACGCAGAACATGGATGACCAGAAGTATTTATGCTACAGCGATTATGATATAGAGAAGGAGGCCAAGGGAACAAGGTCTAATGCCGCGGCGGTTGGGACGTTGCATAGTACACCTCGGGGCATAAAAAACTGTGTGGTGAAATGTCAGCCATTTGGTAGATATGGCTACCGACCAGGTAGCCGTGAATTGCCGACTGGTTGTTACAAAGCATGTATGGATTACAGTAAGCAAGAAGCTACCGGCAGCACAGGTGCATCCACGTCTACCACCAATACCGATGACACGAAGTTAAACGAAGTTTTGACCAAGGTGCATGATGCTCGTGCCAGGTATGTGCGCGCAATGGACGAACTTGCAGCCAACGAATACTGTGGCGTACTTAAGACTGTGCGAAGCTCTGCGATTGCAGACAAAGAAGGTGGGAAAGGTGTACCGGAGAAGAAATACCATGCTTACCACCTGCTGTCTTATGACAAGGGTAACGGTGTACTGGCCACCGTACTTCCGTTCGTTAGCGGACCAAAATATGTGTACAGTACATACACATTTCAGCCTGTTAGTGTACGGAAAAGCGGTGACAGCAGCATTTTCGCCTCTTCCAGTCAACGTAGTGAGAGTGGTGAAGACCCAAATTTGCGTGTTACGCTGCCAACCAGAGATGATGCGGTCAAAGCGGGGTTTAGCGATATTGACAAATACTTAGAACTTGACCGTGACTATGAAATCAGTACCAGGCTAGGTTACGGGGTTGGCACGCTTGTGCTGACCCTGCAGTACCCCCAACAAAATGGTACCAGTAGTGGCACACAGCATGGCAACAAAATTCTTGTGGGCAGCTATAAGCTTAAGGTCAAGAAAGATTGCGGCGCTCACCTACAAAATAGCCTGTACTATACGTTTTCTGAGGGCTATCCGGAGTACTCACCGGGTGCTGCCGATAACAAATCACACAAGCTGGACTTCATGAATGAAAGTGAGATACAAATTTCCAAAGCCCAAAACACAAGGGGGGATTTGTATTATGGCGTACGCGACAACGGAGATGGAACGTCGAATAATGTGGGACACTTCGAGATTAAAGCCACAATTGCCAAGACGCCCCCCAAGTTTTTTTCCCACATCGTAAAGTGGACGGAAGACAGAGTGCGTTCTGCACTGTACGGCAATAAGGATGGTGGAAAGGAAAGCGTTGTTGCTGGAATGTACAGACACATTAGCACGGATGGTCCGTTCATCAGGCTTGTGAATGCACTGCTGATTTTGTACGTGATGATCAGCGCACTTTACTTCTTTTTGGGGTTCTCCAGGGCGTCAATTTTCCAGTTGTTTATCATCTTTGCGAAAATCATCATTGTGGTATACGTAATACGCCCGGATAGCTGGACCTTTTTTAACGATCATCTGTTCAAATTGTTTACGGATGGACCCAAAAGTTTTATTGCCATCATGACTGGTGGCGTTGGAAACTCCGATGATTTTGGGTTTATGGATGGCATACTGTACAGATTCTCAGTCTCGCAAACATGGATTCAATTACTAGCACTCATATTTTCTGGTCCTGTAGGGTGGCTCACAGTGGTGCTCATATTCTGGGGGCTGTTCCTCCTGGTGGAATGCATGTTCAGTGCGGTGGTGATATACCTAATTTCTATTATGTTGATAGCGCTGCTGCTGTGCATAGCGCCATTCTTTCTGATATGCGTGCTGTTTAAACGTACTAAGGCGATATTTGATGCTTGGATAAAAGTGCTGTTACAAACTGCAATGCAACCGGTTTTGATCTTCTCTTGCATTGCTTTGATGGTGCAAATAGTCAACAGCGTGATATATGCGATGCTAAACTTTCAGGTATGTGAAGCTTGCGTTTTGTCGCTAGACTTGAAAATCGCCACTCTGTGCGTGCTACGCTTCCTCCTACCAATGGGAATAGTCCCGATCATGCCGGTTAGCGACGTTGTAAGAGAGCTATACAATACTGGAGACACGATTCTAATAGGAATACCTGGCCCGCTCTTTAACGTACTAATTTTTGTGGCCGTGGCCCACGCTACCAGGGACTTCGTGATCAGTAGTGGTGAGATGTGTAGTATCATGTTCGGTGCGTTTACCAACCTGTCTGATGTAGGTGGAAACGCTGCGCAGGCTCTGTTGAGCATAGTTGGAATGGATAGGATGACTGGGCATATGGCGGCGCAGCAGAGACATCAGTCCTCGCTCTTCTACAGGGGGGCGGGTGCCGGGCGAGAAGAAAGCTTTGCTTCCAGACTCATGCCCACTTCCCAGGGTGTGCAACCTGGTGCTGGTGCGCCCACTAAGCGCAAGCAGATTATCCATCCTGCTGATCCTCCGGCGAGCTTTTAG
- a CDS encoding type IV secretion system protein translates to MHRTARAIALIILFIGLPFLPHYAAYSDEPEGEESDRLVSYRYAEATNPRCGAATTVAEVGGKVIGPALGFMITGAILVKIPVGWTTKAGIALIATNVAVISAAVAASSAYFVCNWSFVRHPVLRFEEGEIVRGTSGVNTVLTSSTSGTGDTSSFKVGGYKECDNPYAPDQAVKDLWQKGGGHNNSGGTASEGGCSREFADLNSYFACIAPGKSLEAARMLEPVCKDRKFKQVNHYAWPKNRVSSSRYIEVCYRKPLATLFAGAYRALKNQAGSDSYTEQIKKGAYPREGTYGDAGMHKTKLAISGAGYGENPSGNVKCEVFKAGETKTIHDAQFRAVERGDKLCVDAVSVSNLPLIPRPEIGCQMRPNSPPVPMCEKSKPIMDAKGSEGAKVIGYDNSECYSCYVDQACQGAASLNTKSPFPVTSVLINCIVGSLKNVLDPTHGGSQKCVHKSASGPNPGFLRVAQNKLKNAVMAALILALILFSIKAMLGGVQNVSELYMTAIKFALVIYFTQGDAMHKSYDYLTKLSIGLSDIVLSAANGGQNICDYKAEDYQEEFRYLMPWDRLDCRIMFYLGSQLNGGTGTGVLLTVFLCAGLLIPAILINAKVIICVVAFFAVMMLIFTVIWCVYVFLLSLIALTVLTIISPLMIPMCLFQVTKGFFDGWTRQLMVYSLYPVILFSFLSLMFTVFDNIYFGDLKFKRDKIQVGSLERINFKLENEKACDDKKMEDNLACMFSTVNFHTKPLVLGLSVTSPEFKNTTAAIWTKLGVFVLVGFLFYHFLSSISYIAGELAGDPRAGVIGSGSFNPRALAGGAMGAASKASSYAAGKMSDVGSKAMDRIRGGGQAAEGGSDKVSGGSAPRSSSAGAGTDAVSGGSSGE, encoded by the coding sequence ATGCATAGAACGGCCAGGGCAATAGCACTGATAATCCTATTTATAGGGCTGCCATTTCTGCCGCATTACGCCGCATATTCGGATGAGCCCGAGGGTGAGGAGAGCGATCGCCTGGTGAGCTACAGATACGCTGAGGCCACCAACCCCCGTTGTGGTGCTGCAACCACGGTAGCTGAGGTAGGTGGTAAGGTCATAGGTCCAGCACTGGGGTTTATGATAACCGGTGCGATATTAGTAAAGATACCTGTGGGCTGGACTACCAAGGCCGGGATCGCACTTATTGCCACAAATGTGGCTGTTATATCTGCGGCCGTTGCCGCATCCTCGGCGTATTTTGTTTGTAATTGGAGCTTTGTGCGCCACCCAGTTCTGCGCTTTGAGGAGGGGGAAATAGTAAGAGGCACTAGCGGCGTCAACACAGTGCTGACAAGCAGCACCTCTGGTACTGGTGACACGAGCAGTTTCAAAGTTGGGGGATACAAGGAGTGCGACAATCCGTATGCACCCGATCAGGCAGTGAAAGATCTGTGGCAGAAGGGGGGCGGGCACAACAATAGTGGCGGAACTGCCAGTGAAGGTGGATGCTCAAGGGAATTTGCAGACTTGAACAGTTATTTCGCGTGCATTGCACCGGGTAAAAGCTTAGAAGCAGCCAGAATGCTGGAGCCCGTGTGCAAGGACAGGAAGTTCAAACAAGTTAATCACTATGCGTGGCCAAAGAACAGGGTTTCTAGTTCCCGCTACATCGAGGTATGCTATCGCAAGCCACTTGCAACACTGTTTGCAGGTGCTTATAGGGCCCTGAAGAACCAGGCAGGAAGTGATAGCTATACTGAGCAAATAAAGAAGGGGGCCTACCCGCGTGAAGGTACATACGGCGATGCGGGAATGCATAAAACCAAGCTTGCCATTTCTGGGGCTGGATACGGTGAAAACCCTAGCGGCAACGTGAAGTGTGAAGTGTTTAAGGCTGGAGAGACAAAGACAATACATGATGCCCAATTTCGTGCTGTTGAGAGGGGCGATAAGCTCTGCGTGGATGCGGTCAGCGTGAGTAATTTGCCACTCATTCCTAGGCCGGAGATAGGCTGTCAAATGCGTCCTAATTCGCCCCCGGTGCCGATGTGCGAGAAATCAAAGCCAATAATGGATGCAAAAGGCAGCGAAGGGGCTAAGGTTATCGGCTACGACAATAGCGAATGCTACAGTTGCTACGTAGACCAGGCATGCCAAGGTGCCGCTTCATTGAACACGAAGTCTCCGTTTCCTGTCACCTCTGTGCTGATAAACTGCATAGTAGGCTCTTTGAAAAATGTACTAGATCCCACTCACGGTGGCAGCCAAAAGTGTGTGCACAAATCTGCTTCGGGGCCAAACCCTGGATTCCTGCGGGTGGCGCAAAACAAGCTCAAGAACGCTGTCATGGCTGCGTTGATACTTGCACTGATTTTGTTCTCTATCAAAGCTATGCTCGGTGGGGTTCAGAACGTATCTGAACTGTATATGACGGCGATAAAATTCGCCTTGGTTATCTACTTTACCCAGGGTGATGCTATGCATAAGTCATATGACTACCTAACCAAGCTTTCGATTGGCCTTTCGGACATCGTACTATCTGCTGCCAACGGAGGGCAAAATATTTGCGACTACAAAGCAGAGGATTACCAAGAGGAATTTCGATACCTAATGCCGTGGGATAGGCTAGACTGTAGGATAATGTTCTACCTCGGCAGCCAGCTCAACGGGGGGACGGGCACCGGCGTTTTATTGACTGTGTTCCTTTGTGCCGGTCTGTTGATACCTGCAATTCTAATAAATGCCAAGGTGATAATATGTGTTGTCGCATTCTTTGCGGTGATGATGCTGATATTTACCGTGATATGGTGTGTGTACGTATTCTTGCTGTCATTGATTGCCCTAACGGTTCTCACAATCATATCCCCCCTCATGATACCCATGTGCCTCTTCCAAGTTACCAAGGGGTTCTTTGATGGGTGGACCAGACAGCTTATGGTGTACTCCTTGTACCCAGTAATATTGTTTTCGTTCCTGTCACTGATGTTTACCGTTTTTGACAACATATACTTTGGAGATCTGAAATTTAAACGAGACAAGATACAGGTAGGTAGCCTTGAAAGGATAAACTTCAAGCTTGAGAACGAGAAGGCCTGTGATGATAAGAAAATGGAAGACAATCTGGCCTGCATGTTTAGTACAGTCAACTTCCATACAAAGCCGCTGGTGCTGGGGTTGTCAGTTACAAGTCCAGAGTTTAAGAACACAACCGCTGCGATTTGGACCAAGCTTGGGGTGTTTGTGCTGGTAGGGTTCTTATTCTATCACTTCTTGTCTTCTATATCTTACATCGCTGGGGAACTTGCGGGAGATCCAAGGGCCGGTGTTATCGGTTCGGGTAGCTTCAATCCTAGGGCGCTTGCTGGTGGAGCTATGGGTGCTGCTTCCAAGGCCAGCAGCTATGCTGCGGGTAAGATGTCTGATGTGGGAAGCAAGGCTATGGACCGCATTAGAGGAGGTGGTCAGGCGGCAGAAGGTGGCTCTGATAAAGTTTCGGGTGGTAGCGCCCCGAGGAGTAGTAGTGCAGGCGCTGGTACGGATGCCGTGTCTGGAGGGTCGTCTGGGGAGTAA
- a CDS encoding superoxide dismutase: protein MFELPSLPYSSLEPYISDKLLDRHYNGHHKTYVDMLNKLVVGTEFDGMGNSDLENIIVKAHGSSATRAIFNNAAQIWNHDFYWKSMKKDGGGNPPAKLAEMLKESFGGVQEFADAFAASGTGHFGSGWAWLLYDRNSGKLQVVSTPNAESPLLTSGCYPLLTMDVWEHAYYLDYLNVRKKYVDVFLEHLINWDFALQRLETAGV from the coding sequence ATGTTTGAATTACCTAGCCTTCCGTACAGTAGCCTGGAGCCTTACATCTCAGACAAACTGCTAGACCGTCACTATAACGGTCACCACAAAACTTACGTTGATATGCTGAACAAGCTGGTGGTGGGCACAGAGTTTGATGGGATGGGCAATAGTGATTTGGAAAATATTATTGTTAAGGCCCATGGCTCTAGTGCTACTAGGGCGATCTTTAACAATGCAGCTCAGATTTGGAATCATGACTTTTACTGGAAGTCTATGAAGAAAGACGGGGGAGGAAATCCTCCGGCGAAGCTGGCGGAAATGCTTAAAGAGAGCTTTGGTGGCGTGCAGGAATTTGCTGATGCCTTTGCGGCTAGTGGTACCGGGCATTTCGGCAGTGGATGGGCGTGGCTACTTTATGATAGGAATTCCGGCAAGCTGCAGGTTGTGAGCACTCCAAATGCAGAGTCCCCTCTGTTGACTTCTGGATGCTACCCTCTACTTACCATGGATGTCTGGGAGCATGCTTATTACCTTGATTACCTAAACGTTCGCAAGAAGTATGTTGATGTTTTTCTTGAGCACTTGATAAACTGGGATTTCGCGTTACAGAGGCTTGAAACTGCGGGTGTGTGA
- a CDS encoding VirB4 family type IV secretion/conjugal transfer ATPase, with protein sequence MLGLGRTAATTRKRGVVERECHEAHFLPYLEHWNSTTLITKDGCMLKVIKLSGYAFETADDEDLSIQNSIRNQTLRSMSSSSFGLYFHIIRRRKDAFSHGFASGKLSNAFADAVNVQWREKHMTKPSFANELYITVVRDGGKKSTELFVNLMKKFSKKVTSEAWKNDMRAIYEDLEEATNRVVTSLRNYAPRELGIRQTPSGDFSEIMEFLLQIVNCGTVHNVAMHLGDISRHLPMHRLYFGRKVVQVVGHDESKYAGLISLKEYGQTTSAGMLDAFLQLPYEFIITQSFKFTNRQAAITKMQIQQNRMIQSADKAVSQIYEISKALDDATSGKIAFGLHHLTVLCIEKNPKNLENALSLVEAELSNCGVYPVREKVNLEPAFWAQLPGNFSYVVRKAVISTLNMAGFASQHNYPIGKKFDNHWGEAVTVFDTTSGTPFFFSFHIRDVGHTAIIGPTGGGKTVLMNFLCVQAMKFSPRIFFFDKDHGAEIFIRALNGIYSVVEPRGNTGLNPLHLDDTADNRTFLMEWMKVLATTLSSDLTPDDILRINDAIEGNFKLRKEDRMLRNLVPFLGIGGADTLAGRMMMWHSEGSHAALFDNEEDLLDFTKSRVFGFEMGNLLKDPSALAPTLLYLFHKISISLDGTPSIIILDEAWALIDNPVFAPRIKDWLKVLRKLNTFVIFATQSVEDASKSQISDTLVQQTATQIFLPNLKATSAYRDVFMLTEREYSLIKYTDPGSRFFLVKQGVSAVVARIDLRGLEDTINVLSGRAETVLMLNEIIEEVGRDPNVWLPIFCQKVKNA encoded by the coding sequence ATGTTAGGACTCGGGAGAACTGCAGCAACTACTAGAAAGAGGGGGGTTGTTGAGAGGGAATGCCACGAGGCTCATTTTCTACCTTACTTGGAACACTGGAACAGCACAACCCTTATAACCAAAGATGGTTGCATGCTGAAAGTGATCAAGCTGTCTGGCTACGCGTTTGAAACCGCGGACGATGAGGATTTGTCCATACAAAACTCGATCAGAAACCAGACGCTCCGGAGCATGTCTTCCTCTTCGTTTGGTCTATACTTTCACATCATAAGACGCAGGAAGGACGCGTTCTCTCATGGCTTTGCAAGCGGTAAGCTCTCCAATGCTTTTGCTGATGCAGTGAATGTCCAGTGGCGCGAAAAACACATGACGAAGCCGTCATTTGCAAACGAGCTGTACATAACGGTTGTCAGGGATGGAGGTAAAAAGAGCACCGAGCTTTTCGTGAACTTAATGAAAAAGTTCAGCAAGAAGGTGACCAGCGAAGCCTGGAAGAATGACATGCGCGCCATCTATGAGGACCTAGAAGAGGCAACAAACCGGGTGGTGACCAGCCTCCGTAACTATGCACCGAGAGAGCTTGGCATCAGGCAAACACCTTCAGGGGACTTTTCTGAGATTATGGAGTTTCTGCTCCAAATTGTGAATTGCGGCACGGTGCACAATGTCGCCATGCACCTCGGAGACATTTCCCGGCACTTGCCCATGCACAGATTGTATTTCGGTCGCAAGGTGGTGCAAGTTGTTGGACATGATGAGTCAAAATATGCGGGGCTGATTAGCTTAAAGGAATACGGCCAAACCACTTCTGCCGGGATGTTGGATGCGTTTTTGCAGTTACCATATGAGTTTATTATCACGCAGTCTTTCAAGTTTACGAACAGACAGGCCGCAATAACCAAGATGCAGATTCAGCAAAATCGCATGATTCAATCTGCTGACAAGGCGGTTTCGCAGATATACGAGATCTCCAAGGCGCTGGATGACGCGACGAGCGGTAAGATTGCGTTTGGGCTTCATCACCTGACAGTTTTGTGTATTGAAAAAAACCCGAAGAACCTGGAAAACGCGCTGTCTCTGGTGGAGGCTGAGCTCTCCAACTGTGGGGTGTATCCTGTAAGAGAAAAAGTAAATCTGGAGCCCGCATTTTGGGCTCAACTTCCGGGCAACTTTTCATACGTTGTGCGGAAGGCGGTGATTAGTACGCTGAATATGGCTGGCTTCGCGTCCCAGCACAACTACCCCATAGGCAAAAAGTTCGATAACCACTGGGGGGAGGCAGTCACGGTTTTTGATACCACATCTGGTACTCCGTTCTTCTTCAGTTTCCACATACGTGACGTTGGCCATACGGCAATAATAGGCCCAACTGGTGGCGGTAAAACCGTGCTGATGAACTTTCTGTGTGTTCAGGCAATGAAATTTTCTCCCAGGATCTTCTTTTTCGACAAAGACCACGGTGCGGAAATCTTCATCAGGGCGCTAAATGGCATATATTCGGTTGTGGAGCCTAGGGGCAACACCGGGTTGAACCCGCTGCACTTGGATGACACGGCCGATAACAGAACGTTCCTCATGGAATGGATGAAAGTACTGGCGACTACACTCTCGAGTGACCTAACCCCAGATGACATATTGCGCATCAATGACGCTATAGAAGGCAATTTTAAGCTCAGAAAGGAAGACAGGATGTTGCGTAACCTTGTGCCTTTTTTGGGTATAGGGGGTGCAGACACCCTGGCTGGGCGCATGATGATGTGGCATTCCGAGGGTTCACATGCGGCGCTTTTCGATAATGAAGAGGACCTGCTAGATTTTACCAAGTCTAGGGTCTTTGGATTCGAGATGGGAAATTTGCTCAAAGATCCGTCAGCCCTCGCCCCTACCCTGTTATATTTATTTCACAAGATTAGCATATCGCTTGACGGCACGCCCTCAATAATAATCTTGGATGAAGCATGGGCGCTGATCGACAACCCTGTGTTTGCACCCAGAATAAAAGACTGGTTGAAAGTACTCAGAAAGCTCAACACTTTTGTGATATTTGCTACACAAAGTGTTGAAGATGCGAGTAAAAGCCAGATAAGTGACACACTGGTGCAGCAGACAGCAACACAGATCTTTTTACCTAACCTTAAGGCTACCAGTGCATATAGGGATGTATTCATGTTAACTGAGAGAGAATACTCCCTAATAAAATACACGGATCCCGGGAGTAGGTTTTTTTTGGTAAAGCAAGGTGTCAGTGCCGTGGTCGCGAGGATAGACCTCAGGGGCTTGGAAGATACCATAAATGTTCTATCAGGAAGGGCGGAGACAGTACTGATGTTGAACGAAATAATAGAAGAAGTTGGTCGTGACCCGAACGTGTGGCTGCCAATTTTCTGCCAGAAGGTTAAAAATGCATAG
- the pstA gene encoding phosphate ABC transporter permease PstA, whose protein sequence is MKKDFTKLLKYHRKSVRVFIRSKKDRLLSVLSLGALGISVGMLVLVLCSIVNNGYKALTTTKILLSFDQIGHMDPGDSGFRDVCIRHIQGALEKVIQDSVDLSNHETRRIAHSVISETAHYDFAHLVEKGALLSNTSVWFNASSDFVSSTPGNNDVYDAIRQKLVAENRVKRFFNSALFTNSHSKVPESAGITGALIGSLLTITVCLALAIPVGVMSGICMQELLKRGKLASMIEVSINNLSSVPSIIFGVLGLIVYLNILGVPRSSALAGGMTLSIMILPNLIISTRQAFAAVPESVKQAAFALGASEMQVIMHHSLPIALPTVVQGVMVSVARMIGESSPLIMIGMVAFVVDLPRTFLDPASVLPVQIYIWANNSNIEFTKISAIAILALLVILLILNMIADLIRKRFDHFSF, encoded by the coding sequence ATGAAGAAAGATTTCACAAAACTACTGAAATACCACCGAAAGAGTGTAAGGGTATTCATCAGGAGCAAGAAAGATAGGCTGCTCTCCGTGCTGTCTTTGGGCGCCCTTGGTATATCAGTGGGCATGCTAGTTTTGGTATTGTGCAGCATAGTAAACAACGGGTACAAGGCGCTGACAACCACAAAAATCTTGCTTTCCTTTGACCAAATTGGGCATATGGACCCGGGCGACAGCGGGTTCAGAGATGTGTGCATACGGCACATTCAAGGTGCACTGGAGAAGGTAATTCAAGATTCCGTGGACCTAAGCAACCATGAAACCAGAAGGATTGCGCATAGCGTCATAAGCGAAACTGCCCATTACGACTTTGCACATCTCGTTGAGAAAGGCGCCCTATTGAGTAATACCAGCGTGTGGTTCAACGCTTCAAGCGATTTTGTATCCAGCACGCCCGGCAACAACGATGTATACGATGCAATAAGGCAAAAACTTGTTGCTGAAAACAGGGTCAAAAGGTTTTTTAATTCCGCACTATTTACCAATTCTCACTCTAAGGTCCCAGAGAGTGCAGGCATCACGGGTGCGCTCATAGGCTCTTTGCTGACTATCACGGTGTGCCTGGCTTTGGCAATACCGGTGGGTGTAATGAGCGGGATATGTATGCAGGAACTCCTGAAGAGGGGGAAGCTGGCCTCGATGATTGAGGTTAGCATAAACAACCTATCCTCAGTCCCCTCAATTATTTTCGGGGTTCTAGGACTTATCGTCTATCTAAACATCCTTGGAGTGCCCAGGTCTTCCGCGCTGGCAGGAGGCATGACTTTATCAATCATGATACTGCCCAACTTGATTATAAGCACCCGGCAGGCTTTTGCGGCAGTACCAGAATCTGTAAAACAGGCCGCCTTTGCTCTAGGAGCATCAGAGATGCAGGTCATAATGCATCATTCACTTCCGATCGCCCTGCCCACCGTGGTGCAGGGAGTCATGGTAAGTGTCGCGAGAATGATTGGTGAGTCTTCCCCATTAATCATGATAGGCATGGTCGCATTCGTGGTTGATCTACCCAGAACATTTCTAGACCCTGCTAGTGTTTTACCCGTACAAATATACATCTGGGCGAACAATTCTAACATTGAGTTTACTAAAATATCCGCAATTGCAATACTGGCTCTGCTAGTCATACTGCTTATCTTGAACATGATAGCCGATCTTATCAGAAAGCGATTTGACCACTTTTCGTTCTAG